Proteins co-encoded in one Bremerella sp. TYQ1 genomic window:
- a CDS encoding tetratricopeptide repeat protein: MRSLFPSQSTRQPSAAGFLAILFTCAGWLLITPASHAETLSEAEVLYQTGEYQKCIEVAEAGIAGSPFSSEWRIWKLRAEMAIGRYDDALATVEEAKKISSRNLRLLWMERDVRRFNDQSAKAKEVLAEIAAQIERTSGMYRDSQSMVIIGKFFLEVGADPKQVRLDLFKQVQQRAPNSPDAFIAAGELALAKNDFALAAEDLQKALKLDEKNPRILYGLARSFEPSDSEKAEQFVKQALEANPSHVPSLLLVAENHLIAERYEETEALISKVLEINPAEPDAWALRAVLAHLASDADREAECRKEALKHWTDNPHVDYLIGKFLARKYRFAEAAAAQRKSLSFQSDYLPAKMELANDLLRLGDVEKGWQLAEEVFDADNYNVVAHNLSTLREHMAKFRTLRADGFVVRMDAEESEIYGPRVLELLQEAKQLLCEKYDVELPETVAVEIFPKQQDFAIRTFGLPGGAGFLGVCFGNVITMNSPASQSQNPSNWEAVLWHEFCHVVTLTKTKNKMPRWLSEGISVYEERLRDPSWGQAMSPAYRQMILGEDLTPVSELSAAFLRPPSPRHLMFAYYESAIAVEFIVDKFGQEALRNILDELANGLQINDAIARHAAPLDAIDAGFEQYIREKATAFAEKASFETNGLPEGNDLAEWKAWTENHPDNFPGLQRYAIALIQAEKWQEALAVVDELRKLEPDFAGEGSALALKARISRELSETETELEVLNEIAVRQSDALEVYQRLADIYSEQENWSEVGKNAQRILAVNPLNQEPYHLLAKAGEATNDAEMAINGLTMLARLDPVDPADIHYRAARWLAKADRREDARRHVLLALEEAPRYRDAHHLLLSLVAEDSPTEEQPSQPPTEETE, translated from the coding sequence TTGCGAAGCTTGTTTCCGTCGCAAAGTACCCGTCAGCCATCGGCTGCGGGGTTCTTGGCGATTCTCTTCACATGTGCCGGTTGGCTTTTAATAACGCCAGCGAGTCACGCCGAAACACTTTCCGAAGCGGAAGTTCTCTACCAGACAGGAGAATACCAAAAGTGCATCGAGGTCGCGGAAGCAGGAATCGCCGGTTCACCTTTTTCAAGCGAGTGGCGAATTTGGAAGCTTCGCGCAGAAATGGCGATCGGCCGTTACGACGATGCTTTAGCAACGGTGGAAGAAGCGAAAAAGATCAGCTCGCGAAACCTTCGATTGCTGTGGATGGAACGAGACGTTCGTCGGTTCAACGATCAATCGGCCAAAGCGAAAGAGGTTTTAGCTGAGATCGCCGCACAGATCGAGCGAACCAGCGGAATGTATCGCGACTCGCAAAGCATGGTGATTATCGGCAAGTTCTTCTTGGAAGTGGGAGCCGACCCGAAGCAAGTTCGACTCGACCTATTTAAGCAAGTGCAGCAGCGTGCTCCGAACTCGCCGGATGCCTTTATCGCAGCCGGCGAATTGGCGTTGGCCAAAAACGACTTCGCACTCGCGGCTGAGGATTTGCAAAAGGCATTGAAGCTGGACGAGAAGAATCCGCGAATCTTGTATGGCCTGGCACGATCTTTTGAGCCAAGCGATTCGGAAAAAGCAGAGCAATTCGTTAAGCAGGCCCTGGAAGCCAATCCCAGCCATGTTCCGAGCCTGTTGCTGGTCGCCGAGAACCATCTAATCGCCGAACGCTATGAAGAAACGGAAGCACTGATCAGCAAAGTCCTCGAGATTAATCCAGCCGAACCAGATGCCTGGGCGCTAAGAGCAGTACTGGCTCACTTGGCGAGCGATGCAGATCGTGAAGCGGAGTGCCGTAAGGAAGCACTTAAACATTGGACCGATAATCCGCACGTCGATTATCTCATTGGTAAGTTCCTGGCCCGCAAGTATCGGTTCGCCGAGGCCGCGGCTGCCCAGCGCAAATCGCTTTCGTTTCAATCCGATTATCTGCCCGCGAAAATGGAATTGGCCAACGACTTGTTACGACTGGGCGATGTCGAGAAAGGCTGGCAGCTGGCCGAGGAAGTCTTTGATGCGGACAACTACAATGTAGTAGCCCACAATCTTTCAACGCTTCGCGAGCACATGGCCAAGTTCAGAACGCTACGAGCGGATGGGTTTGTCGTCCGCATGGATGCCGAGGAATCCGAGATTTATGGTCCGCGGGTTTTAGAATTGCTCCAGGAGGCCAAGCAGTTACTTTGCGAAAAGTACGATGTTGAATTGCCCGAGACGGTGGCGGTCGAGATTTTTCCCAAGCAACAAGACTTCGCCATTCGCACGTTTGGCCTTCCAGGCGGAGCAGGCTTTTTGGGGGTTTGCTTTGGCAATGTGATTACGATGAATTCGCCAGCTTCACAAAGCCAAAATCCCTCGAACTGGGAAGCGGTCTTATGGCACGAGTTCTGCCATGTCGTGACGCTGACGAAAACGAAGAACAAAATGCCACGCTGGCTGAGCGAAGGTATCTCGGTTTACGAAGAACGTCTTCGCGATCCCTCTTGGGGGCAAGCGATGTCGCCAGCGTATCGCCAAATGATTCTAGGCGAAGATCTTACTCCCGTAAGCGAACTGAGCGCCGCATTTTTAAGGCCCCCAAGCCCGCGGCATTTGATGTTTGCCTATTACGAGTCTGCCATCGCGGTCGAATTCATCGTCGATAAGTTTGGGCAGGAAGCGTTACGTAACATATTGGACGAACTGGCCAACGGTCTGCAAATCAACGACGCGATTGCTCGTCATGCCGCACCGTTAGATGCGATTGATGCAGGGTTCGAACAGTACATTCGTGAAAAGGCAACCGCCTTCGCAGAGAAGGCCAGCTTTGAGACCAACGGACTACCGGAGGGGAATGATCTAGCCGAATGGAAAGCGTGGACGGAAAACCACCCGGATAACTTCCCTGGCCTCCAACGTTATGCCATCGCACTGATACAAGCTGAAAAGTGGCAAGAGGCATTAGCGGTCGTGGATGAGCTACGGAAGCTAGAGCCCGATTTTGCCGGAGAAGGCAGTGCCCTGGCCTTGAAAGCCAGAATTTCTCGGGAATTGAGCGAAACCGAGACCGAACTTGAAGTGTTAAACGAAATAGCCGTACGCCAGAGCGATGCGCTAGAGGTCTATCAACGCTTGGCGGATATCTACTCGGAGCAAGAGAATTGGTCCGAAGTTGGTAAGAATGCACAGCGAATCCTGGCAGTAAATCCCCTTAACCAGGAACCATATCACTTATTGGCGAAAGCGGGGGAAGCGACCAATGACGCCGAGATGGCCATCAATGGATTGACGATGTTAGCCAGGCTCGATCCAGTTGATCCGGCCGACATTCATTATCGCGCCGCTCGGTGGTTGGCGAAAGCTGATCGTCGTGAGGACGCACGTCGACATGTTTTACTTGCGCTGGAGGAAGCTCCTCGATACCGCGACGCCCACCATCTTCTCCTGTCCCTTGTCGCAGAAGACAGCC
- a CDS encoding PmoA family protein — translation MLKLFFRVGRDIPFALAAWLLLMGGMPSSSSAGDLQLVETEKTISILDNDQTILVYNKVSPDAPAGIDSIYERSGFLHPVCSPSGRVLTDAFAADHPHQQGIFTAWVQTTYQGKPVDFWNLAGKTGRVLHHQVLDKNETDGNVRFEVELIHRRVTEPAVDVLKENWKLTAYPTDGSYRCFDLDLTQTALTQDPLIIEEYHYGGLGMRGQSRWLTSRKADTAGPTLEASGFLNNLGSNRTAGNHQRARWISLWGNIDGKPVSIAVLCHKDNFRAPQKARIHPTKPYFCFAPCVDGEFTIDKDHPYQARYRYLVTDTMPDAKWLDQQWQAWVGE, via the coding sequence GTGCTAAAACTGTTTTTCAGGGTAGGGCGAGACATCCCGTTCGCACTCGCCGCGTGGCTCCTTTTAATGGGTGGAATGCCATCGAGTAGTTCGGCTGGTGATCTTCAGTTGGTCGAAACGGAAAAGACAATTTCGATTCTTGACAACGATCAAACCATTCTTGTTTACAACAAGGTTTCTCCGGACGCTCCAGCAGGAATCGATTCGATCTACGAGCGAAGCGGTTTTTTGCATCCGGTCTGTTCTCCGTCCGGACGCGTGCTGACTGATGCATTTGCAGCCGACCACCCCCACCAGCAAGGCATTTTTACGGCCTGGGTCCAAACCACGTATCAGGGGAAGCCGGTCGACTTTTGGAACCTGGCTGGCAAAACAGGACGAGTATTACATCACCAAGTTCTCGACAAAAACGAAACCGACGGAAACGTCCGCTTCGAGGTGGAACTGATTCATCGCAGGGTAACGGAACCAGCGGTGGATGTTCTGAAAGAAAACTGGAAGCTAACCGCTTATCCAACCGACGGCTCGTATCGCTGCTTCGATTTGGATTTGACTCAAACGGCTTTGACCCAGGATCCTTTAATTATCGAGGAATATCACTATGGCGGCTTGGGAATGCGAGGTCAGTCGCGATGGTTGACTTCCCGTAAAGCCGATACGGCAGGGCCAACATTGGAGGCCAGTGGCTTTCTGAATAATCTTGGTTCGAACCGCACCGCCGGAAACCATCAACGGGCTCGATGGATCTCTCTTTGGGGCAATATCGATGGCAAACCGGTCAGCATTGCGGTGCTTTGCCATAAGGACAATTTCCGAGCCCCGCAGAAGGCGAGAATTCATCCGACAAAGCCCTATTTCTGCTTTGCTCCGTGTGTCGACGGAGAATTTACGATCGATAAGGATCATCCCTATCAAGCTCGATACCGGTACCTGGTCACCGATACGATGCCGGACGCGAAGTGGCTCGATCAGCAGTGGCAAGCTTGGGTAGGCGAATAA
- a CDS encoding YebC/PmpR family DNA-binding transcriptional regulator, with amino-acid sequence MGRSFENRKHSIAKTAAQKSKLYSKYGKMLYVAAKNGVPDPESNPTLKSLMEKAKREQVPAHVIDKAIDKANGTGGEDYSEARYEGFGPGGCSVIVDCLTDNPNRTITDVRNCFTKTGSKLGTTGSVSHLFDHLAVLSFQGEGQDKILELLLEADVDVDDVEEEGGKITVFAASSDFFKAKQALQEAMPEIEFEVQEIAFVAQATTELTGDDAKAFEKFLDMLDDCEDVQNVYHSAQLPE; translated from the coding sequence ATGGGAAGAAGCTTCGAAAATCGGAAGCATTCGATTGCTAAGACCGCGGCCCAAAAGTCCAAGCTTTACTCGAAGTATGGCAAAATGCTGTACGTTGCCGCGAAGAATGGCGTTCCCGATCCGGAATCGAATCCGACGCTGAAAAGCTTGATGGAAAAAGCCAAACGGGAACAAGTGCCTGCCCACGTCATCGATAAAGCGATCGACAAAGCCAACGGCACCGGGGGTGAAGACTACTCCGAGGCTCGCTACGAAGGTTTCGGCCCCGGCGGATGTTCCGTGATTGTCGATTGCTTGACTGACAATCCGAATCGCACGATTACTGACGTGCGAAATTGCTTCACCAAAACGGGGTCGAAGCTCGGTACGACTGGTTCCGTTTCGCACTTGTTCGATCATTTGGCGGTACTTTCGTTTCAGGGAGAAGGCCAGGACAAGATCTTGGAACTGCTGCTTGAGGCCGATGTCGACGTCGATGATGTGGAAGAAGAAGGAGGAAAAATCACCGTGTTTGCGGCTTCTTCCGACTTCTTCAAAGCGAAACAGGCCCTTCAGGAAGCGATGCCGGAAATCGAATTCGAGGTCCAGGAAATCGCTTTTGTGGCTCAAGCGACCACGGAACTGACCGGCGACGATGCCAAGGCGTTCGAGAAGTTCCTCGACATGCTCGATGACTGCGAAGACGTTCAAAACGTCTACCATAGTGCCCAGTTGCCGGAATAG
- a CDS encoding glycosyl hydrolase, translated as MYTETEGSRKAIGDVDVVYHDGLYHLFHLVLPNHDFIAHAVSTDAINWRRVNNALFIGDPGAWDDLMLWTMAVSPDPHQPGRWRMFYTGLSRREQGGIQRLGLAVSDDLFHWRKEDVSWTDDRGPHDPEKVLQARKIARQQSSSCRSAMYDPESHFPLEAPPQYYESSLDEGRNWVSFRDPYYYREGDRGWLIMAARVKEGPIVRRGCVGVMEEVAEGKFSARPSLHHPGLYDDIEVPNLLKIENEYYLIGSLREDAKIRYWHTDKIGSPWRSYYDNVLLAQDNYAARVCEDDKGWLLWNFFTLGGPDRTKQNLMPPPKRLHRTKNGMLRATTYEKLDQFLGERIDTRCVHSLHKGIGEQFCSIDGNNLDLGCEAGFQAFVFDGSIESAKLSAKIDLYGLGKCGVIFRVDPETQDGYYLSLDLLKGVAQLRSWHTGAPGSGEHMMQFKTLQGSNWHSETPGQAEISLTAFGHYLEFSVDGRVVLTLADSTFAEGLFGVYLESARMRLYDVDLRKMRNPEQSVHHLVTG; from the coding sequence GTGTATACCGAAACCGAAGGCAGCCGAAAAGCAATCGGCGACGTGGACGTCGTTTATCACGATGGCCTTTATCATCTCTTCCACCTGGTTCTTCCCAACCACGACTTCATCGCTCATGCGGTAAGTACCGACGCCATCAATTGGCGCCGCGTTAACAACGCCCTGTTCATCGGCGACCCCGGCGCTTGGGATGACTTGATGCTGTGGACGATGGCCGTTTCGCCAGATCCTCATCAGCCTGGCCGTTGGCGAATGTTCTACACTGGGCTGTCTCGCCGCGAGCAAGGGGGCATTCAGCGGCTTGGCTTGGCGGTTAGTGACGACTTGTTCCATTGGCGGAAAGAAGACGTCAGTTGGACCGATGACCGCGGTCCCCACGACCCTGAAAAAGTGCTTCAAGCCCGCAAAATTGCCCGGCAGCAATCCAGCAGTTGCCGTAGTGCGATGTACGACCCGGAAAGTCATTTTCCGCTGGAAGCACCGCCTCAGTATTACGAATCGTCGCTCGACGAAGGACGTAACTGGGTCAGCTTTCGCGATCCCTACTACTACCGCGAAGGAGATCGTGGTTGGCTGATTATGGCTGCCCGCGTCAAAGAAGGGCCGATCGTTCGTCGCGGGTGTGTTGGCGTGATGGAGGAAGTAGCCGAAGGCAAATTCTCGGCTCGCCCATCGCTTCATCACCCTGGTCTTTACGACGACATCGAAGTACCGAACCTTCTAAAAATTGAAAACGAGTATTACTTGATCGGCAGTCTTCGCGAAGACGCCAAGATCCGTTATTGGCACACCGACAAAATCGGTTCTCCCTGGCGAAGTTACTACGACAACGTTCTGCTTGCCCAAGACAACTATGCCGCTCGCGTTTGCGAAGACGACAAAGGCTGGCTGCTCTGGAACTTCTTCACGCTGGGTGGGCCGGATCGGACGAAACAAAACTTGATGCCTCCTCCGAAGCGGCTGCATCGTACGAAAAACGGGATGCTCCGAGCGACGACCTATGAAAAGCTCGATCAATTCCTCGGCGAACGGATCGACACGCGCTGTGTTCACTCGCTGCATAAGGGAATCGGCGAACAGTTTTGCTCCATCGACGGAAACAATCTAGATCTCGGTTGTGAGGCCGGGTTTCAGGCGTTTGTGTTCGATGGAAGCATCGAATCGGCTAAATTATCCGCGAAAATCGACCTCTACGGGCTCGGCAAGTGCGGCGTCATCTTCCGTGTCGATCCAGAAACTCAGGATGGCTACTACCTCTCGCTCGACCTCTTGAAGGGGGTCGCCCAGCTTCGCTCCTGGCACACCGGCGCCCCCGGCAGTGGCGAGCACATGATGCAATTCAAAACCTTGCAAGGTAGTAACTGGCATAGCGAAACTCCCGGTCAGGCCGAGATCTCGCTCACCGCGTTTGGTCATTATCTCGAGTTTTCGGTCGATGGTCGTGTCGTGCTGACGCTGGCCGACTCGACGTTCGCCGAAGGGCTGTTTGGTGTTTATCTCGAATCGGCTCGGATGCGGCTCTACGATGTCGATCTGCGTAAGATGCGTAATCCAGAGCAGTCAGTGCATCACCTGGTGACTGGTTAA
- a CDS encoding TolC family protein: MDLPTLPHRIATALLLLGMHVCWVGCAGRESAVSLPTQQPPPFSDSGEVPLDNLWWTAFADDALNQQVDFAMNGNFDLEGALRRIQAAQAVARREASDLWPDVNGIAEADTTILSSSAPNRSNFVLGLDASYQVDLWGEIGSRVDAQWLRASATEADYQVIALTLSADVSRTWYSLIEAHAQLALLDEQIETNRTGLELQEARFGLGQIRSADVLRQRQLVESTREQRVVVLSRIEVLEHLMAVLQGQPPQEATYEPGDQLPSLPPLPATGLPSELLNRRPDIRREFLALWAADRDLASSVSAQYPRLNLGASVTTVAESPENLFRDWVVSVAGQIIAPLIDGGQRRAEVDRNVALVRQRFTEFSQTVLIAYREVEDALTTERYLLQRIERLETQVELAHQASLQLREQYLIGETEYLDVLSAITQEQSLQRSILSARLELVLNRIALYLALAGDFDPRSTYPLNDIPLEYVDGVPIEIIEGIPSEIIEELPEENMTDE; encoded by the coding sequence ATGGACCTGCCCACTTTACCTCACCGAATTGCCACAGCGCTGCTTCTGCTTGGAATGCACGTTTGTTGGGTGGGCTGCGCCGGTCGCGAGTCCGCGGTCAGTTTGCCGACCCAGCAGCCACCCCCTTTTTCGGATAGTGGCGAAGTTCCTCTAGATAACTTGTGGTGGACTGCTTTCGCCGACGATGCGCTCAATCAGCAAGTCGATTTTGCGATGAATGGCAACTTCGATTTGGAAGGTGCGCTCCGAAGGATTCAAGCCGCTCAGGCAGTCGCGCGTCGTGAAGCCTCTGATCTCTGGCCGGACGTGAACGGCATTGCGGAAGCCGATACCACCATCCTTTCCAGCAGTGCTCCGAACCGATCGAACTTTGTGCTCGGGCTCGATGCCTCTTATCAGGTCGACTTGTGGGGTGAAATTGGCTCGAGAGTCGATGCCCAATGGCTGCGAGCGTCAGCGACAGAGGCTGACTACCAGGTCATCGCATTGACCCTGTCGGCAGATGTTTCGCGAACGTGGTACTCGCTAATTGAAGCCCACGCTCAGCTGGCTTTGCTGGACGAACAAATTGAAACGAACCGCACCGGGCTCGAGCTTCAGGAAGCGCGGTTTGGTCTCGGGCAAATTCGCAGCGCCGACGTATTGCGGCAACGGCAATTGGTTGAATCGACGCGCGAGCAACGTGTTGTCGTGTTATCGCGAATTGAAGTCCTGGAACATTTGATGGCCGTTTTGCAGGGTCAGCCACCTCAAGAAGCGACCTACGAACCTGGCGATCAGTTGCCGAGTTTGCCTCCGCTGCCTGCGACCGGATTGCCTTCGGAACTGCTCAATCGGCGACCTGATATTCGCCGCGAATTCCTGGCACTCTGGGCGGCCGATCGTGATTTGGCTTCCTCGGTGAGTGCTCAGTATCCACGATTGAATTTAGGCGCATCTGTCACGACGGTTGCGGAAAGCCCTGAGAACTTGTTTCGCGATTGGGTCGTTTCTGTGGCGGGGCAAATCATCGCTCCGCTGATCGACGGCGGCCAGCGCCGGGCGGAAGTCGACCGAAATGTGGCTCTCGTGCGACAACGCTTCACTGAGTTTTCGCAGACGGTGCTGATCGCGTACCGCGAAGTGGAAGATGCCCTGACGACAGAGCGTTATCTGCTTCAGCGAATCGAACGGCTGGAAACCCAAGTCGAACTGGCCCATCAAGCCTCGCTCCAACTGCGCGAGCAGTACTTGATTGGCGAGACCGAATACCTCGATGTTTTGAGCGCCATCACACAAGAGCAGAGCTTGCAGCGATCGATTTTGTCCGCAAGACTGGAACTAGTCCTCAATCGCATTGCGTTGTATCTGGCCCTCGCCGGCGACTTCGACCCCCGCAGTACCTACCCCTTAAACGACATCCCGTTGGAATATGTGGATGGCGTTCCGATCGAAATCATTGAAGGCATCCCATCGGAGATCATCGAAGAGCTTCCGGAGGAGAACATGACCGATGAGTGA
- a CDS encoding efflux RND transporter periplasmic adaptor subunit has translation MSDAPKSQFVWKLLGILGTVVACAAILGAAVVTVIVINKTEPVAEKLEATRKSAALVETITVERGTYSPTIVVLGTVQAAQEIVLSPRISGQVVSLSPKFVPGGMVKAKDFLLRIDDADFENALFVRQSELQQAEASLEIERGRQSLAKKELALLEGTIDEANRALVLREPQVESIEAEVNAAKASVERAKLDLERTNIHAPFDAQILSRSVNVGSQVAPGDELAQLVGVDEYWIMASVPVRSLQWIQFPELDGRSSLVTLRNPDTWPKGVERYASVSRMIGSLDQQTRLARVLIVVADPLALKSDVPPLILDTLIETHIEGRPIENVVKLKRNYVHERDTVWVMKDGKLDIRETNVVFRDAEYAFIDSGLESGDEVVTTTLATVASGIGLKKIESPASSASSKEAP, from the coding sequence ATGAGTGACGCTCCGAAATCACAATTTGTCTGGAAGCTGCTCGGCATTCTGGGAACCGTAGTGGCTTGTGCAGCGATCCTCGGAGCAGCGGTCGTCACCGTCATCGTGATCAACAAGACTGAACCGGTCGCCGAAAAGCTGGAAGCGACACGCAAGTCGGCCGCGCTGGTCGAAACGATTACTGTCGAACGCGGGACCTATTCGCCGACGATCGTTGTTTTGGGAACCGTTCAAGCCGCTCAAGAGATCGTGCTTAGCCCGCGGATCAGCGGTCAGGTCGTTTCGCTCTCGCCCAAGTTCGTTCCCGGCGGCATGGTCAAAGCCAAGGACTTTTTGCTGCGGATCGACGATGCCGACTTCGAGAACGCATTGTTCGTTCGGCAAAGCGAACTGCAACAAGCGGAAGCTTCGCTCGAGATCGAACGAGGACGACAGTCGTTAGCCAAGAAAGAGTTGGCATTGCTGGAAGGAACGATCGACGAAGCGAACCGCGCACTGGTGCTGCGAGAACCGCAAGTCGAATCGATTGAAGCGGAAGTGAATGCGGCCAAAGCATCGGTCGAACGTGCCAAGCTCGACTTGGAACGGACCAACATTCATGCCCCGTTCGATGCGCAGATTCTCAGCCGTTCGGTCAACGTCGGTTCACAAGTCGCCCCCGGCGACGAGTTGGCCCAGCTGGTCGGTGTGGACGAATATTGGATCATGGCTTCGGTGCCTGTGCGTAGCTTGCAGTGGATTCAATTTCCAGAGTTGGATGGTCGCAGCTCGCTGGTAACGCTTCGTAATCCCGACACGTGGCCGAAGGGTGTCGAACGTTACGCGTCTGTTTCTCGCATGATTGGCAGCCTCGACCAGCAAACACGTTTGGCTCGCGTGCTGATTGTCGTCGCCGATCCGTTGGCGTTGAAATCTGACGTTCCTCCGCTGATTCTCGATACACTGATCGAAACGCACATTGAAGGTCGCCCGATCGAAAACGTCGTGAAGCTGAAACGGAACTACGTTCACGAACGCGACACCGTGTGGGTCATGAAAGATGGAAAGCTCGACATTCGGGAGACGAATGTCGTGTTTCGCGATGCCGAGTATGCGTTCATTGACTCTGGCTTAGAGTCTGGCGACGAAGTCGTTACCACGACGCTGGCCACCGTAGCGAGCGGCATCGGTTTGAAAAAGATTGAGTCGCCTGCTTCCTCCGCAAGTTCGAAGGAGGCCCCGTGA